Proteins co-encoded in one Rattus rattus isolate New Zealand chromosome 5, Rrattus_CSIRO_v1, whole genome shotgun sequence genomic window:
- the Rprm gene encoding protein reprimo, whose protein sequence is MNSVLGNQTDVAGLFLANSSEALERAVRCCTQASVVTDDGFAEGGPDERNLYIMRVVQIAVMCVLSLTVVFGIFFLGCNLLIKSEGMINFLVKDRRPSKEVEAVVVGPY, encoded by the coding sequence ATGAATTCAGTGCTGGGCAACCAGACCGACGTGGCTGGCCTGTTCCTGGCCAACAGTAGCGAGGCGCTGGAGCGCGCGGTGCGCTGCTGCACCCAGGCGTCGGTGGTGACCGACGATGGCTTCGCCGAGGGCGGCCCCGACGAGCGCAACCTGTACATTATGCGCGTGGTGCAGATCGCTGTAATGTGTGTGCTCTCGCTCACCGTGGTTTTCGGCATCTTCTTCCTTGGCTGTAACCTGCTCATCAAGTCCGAAGGCATGATCAACTTCCTAGTGAAGGACCGGAGGCCGTCGAAAGAGGTTGAGGCAGTGGTCGTGGGGCCCTACTGA